The following proteins come from a genomic window of Marinobacter sp. MDS2:
- a CDS encoding YheT family hydrolase has translation MQSIWPTLFRNVEMPAPQTEVLATPDNDELHLDWYRQNSDRVAVISHGLEGHSRRPYVLGLAKALMAEGWDVLAWNFRSCGGNMNHQPRFYHSGATEDLHTVVSRALCDSYKNLFLSGFSMGGNLTLLYLGQQSEQLDSRISGAATYSVPADLAGSADMLALPSRRIYMQRFLNDLYAKMQEKAERFPELIDISDFKNIRNFHQFDNRYTAPLHGFKDAKDYWAQCSALYRLKDIRVPALMVNAADDPFLSAACYPESKKVLGRHVKVEAPRWGGHVGFVEHAKDGYYWSERRVLDFVGNFA, from the coding sequence GTGCAGTCCATTTGGCCCACACTGTTTCGAAACGTCGAAATGCCTGCGCCTCAAACCGAAGTGCTAGCGACTCCGGATAACGACGAGCTTCATCTGGATTGGTACCGCCAAAACAGCGACCGTGTTGCTGTAATCTCACACGGTCTGGAAGGCCACAGCCGCAGACCCTATGTACTGGGCTTGGCCAAAGCACTTATGGCTGAAGGCTGGGACGTACTCGCCTGGAACTTCCGCTCCTGCGGCGGAAACATGAACCACCAACCCCGGTTCTATCACAGTGGTGCCACCGAAGACCTCCACACCGTCGTCTCCCGAGCGCTGTGCGACAGCTACAAAAACCTGTTCTTATCTGGATTCAGCATGGGTGGCAACCTCACCTTGCTGTACCTCGGGCAGCAAAGCGAACAACTCGACAGCCGGATTAGCGGTGCCGCGACCTACTCGGTGCCCGCTGACCTAGCCGGAAGTGCCGACATGCTGGCGCTGCCCAGCCGCCGGATCTATATGCAAAGATTCCTCAACGACCTGTACGCAAAAATGCAGGAGAAAGCTGAGCGTTTCCCGGAATTGATCGACATCAGCGACTTCAAAAATATCCGGAACTTCCATCAATTCGACAACCGGTACACCGCACCGCTGCACGGATTCAAAGACGCAAAAGACTACTGGGCCCAATGCTCGGCGTTATACCGCCTTAAGGACATCCGAGTGCCCGCACTGATGGTCAACGCCGCCGACGACCCGTTCTTGTCTGCCGCCTGCTACCCGGAATCGAAAAAAGTTTTAGGCCGACACGTGAAAGTCGAAGCGCCCCGGTGGGGCGGCCACGTAGGCTTTGTTGAGCATGCAAAAGATGGCTATTACTGGTCGGAAAGGCGGGTGCTGGATTTCGTTGGAAATTTTGCTTAA
- a CDS encoding arylesterase, with translation MASWPALASQSTLLVVGDSLSAAYGVPSETAWVALLRDRLEREGLPWQVVNASISGETTDGGLRRLPRLLELNEPEVVVIELGGNDGLRGFPPNVIEANLAKMIELSLDAGAAPVLVGMQIPPNYGQRYTQMFSDIFPSLSDRYEVGLVPFFLEGIYDQEGLMQGDGIHPTEEAQPLLLENIWPELEPLIH, from the coding sequence ATGGCGTCTTGGCCTGCCTTGGCGAGTCAGTCCACCCTGCTTGTTGTAGGCGACAGTTTGAGCGCCGCTTACGGGGTTCCTTCCGAGACTGCCTGGGTGGCTCTGCTGCGTGACCGCCTCGAGCGTGAGGGACTGCCCTGGCAGGTGGTTAATGCCAGCATCAGCGGCGAGACAACGGATGGCGGTTTGCGCCGGTTGCCGCGTTTGCTTGAGCTGAATGAGCCGGAGGTGGTTGTCATTGAGCTGGGTGGTAACGATGGCCTTCGTGGGTTTCCTCCGAATGTGATTGAGGCGAATTTGGCCAAGATGATTGAGTTGTCGTTGGATGCTGGTGCTGCTCCGGTTCTTGTGGGTATGCAGATTCCACCGAATTACGGTCAGCGTTATACGCAGATGTTTTCGGATATCTTTCCGTCGTTGTCTGACCGTTATGAGGTGGGGTTGGTTCCGTTCTTTTTGGAGGGGATTTACGATCAGGAGGGTTTGATGCAGGGGGACGGCATTCATCCTACTGAGGAGGCGCAGCCTTTGTTGCTGGAGAACATTTGGCCTGAGCTGGAACCGTTGATCCACTAA
- a CDS encoding ABC transporter ATP-binding protein: MTDLTKNEPSLMLRVSGLTHQVSLETDTLTILQGVNLEINRGESVAIVGRSGSGKTTLLGLLAGLDTPSEGTVELDGAVISRLTEDERAKLRARRVGFVFQSFQLLPALSALENVMLPLELAGIETPDQRARELLERVGLGERLNHTPRQLSGGEQQRVAIARAFASEPSILFADEPTGNLDNRTGQAVSDLLMDLNREQGATLVMVTHDERLAARCNRTFHIEAGVLSEPDTAREFAD; encoded by the coding sequence ATGACGGACCTGACAAAGAATGAACCTAGCCTCATGCTGCGAGTGTCCGGATTGACTCACCAAGTCAGTCTGGAAACCGATACGCTGACGATCTTGCAGGGGGTGAACCTGGAAATCAATCGGGGCGAATCCGTAGCCATTGTTGGTCGTTCCGGTTCCGGCAAAACCACCTTGTTGGGCCTGCTTGCCGGGTTAGACACCCCAAGCGAAGGCACCGTGGAACTGGATGGCGCCGTGATCAGTCGTCTTACCGAAGACGAACGCGCCAAACTGCGCGCACGGCGAGTGGGCTTTGTTTTTCAGTCTTTTCAGTTGCTTCCGGCACTGAGTGCGTTAGAGAACGTCATGTTACCTCTGGAGCTGGCCGGCATAGAAACGCCTGATCAGCGGGCTCGCGAGTTGCTTGAACGCGTTGGATTGGGTGAGCGCCTAAATCATACACCGAGGCAGCTATCAGGGGGTGAACAACAGCGAGTCGCCATCGCCCGCGCTTTCGCCTCTGAACCCAGTATTCTGTTCGCCGATGAACCTACGGGTAATTTGGACAACCGAACCGGTCAAGCGGTTTCTGATTTGCTGATGGACTTAAACCGGGAGCAGGGCGCGACCCTTGTCATGGTCACCCACGATGAGCGGCTGGCCGCACGGTGTAACCGCACCTTCCATATTGAAGCGGGTGTTTTGAGCGAGCCGGATACCGCTCGGGAGTTCGCTGACTGA
- a CDS encoding ABC transporter permease gives MAAAKKLMSVKRDWRERDVRVVLVALIIAVATVATIALFANQLQRTLVSSASSFLAADRQLEAENGKPVPSGWIDEAQTRGLETGQMIKFSTMVFGENGFQLVSVKAVSDEYPLRGDIEVQSDEQSSRMTVDAGPEPGEIWINPRLLKLLELEIGDSLEVGNLKLTVSKLLIREPDGGFRLSSLAPRVMMHVYDVGATGVVQEGSRVEFVYLFAGDERLLENYYQWLEPQLEPSHEWESVRDGETFSRSLERAERFLLLGGSLAVLLAAVAVAVASRQYALSQRDTVALLKTLGLTGGGIGRLYLRRLALWGVVGIAGGLAVALPLFWMLVRLLSDVLERPVDFYLAPSALTPALLTALISLFAFAYPPIRRLQNVPAMRVLRAQPGESGREVLPDIVIAVVAVFGLVWLYAGELTLVVSLLGGLALLLTVLALIGWLMVALLRRVRGGGNAWRLALVGLYRHRQASMAQMAVFAMTLMLAATLVLVRSALLEDWQAQLPENTPNHFLINIAPDDVASVETFWAERGVRLDTVYPMVRGRLTALNGQPVKEAVSKDERINALNRELNLTWMAQLPEDNRIQEGQWFESNHAEGVSVEAELANKLGLKLGDRLTFTIGSEKVTEPVASIRSVQWDSMKPNFYMAFPPGGGLTDMPATWITSFHLDESDKMLLNAFSRQYPTVSVLEIDHIIKRIQEIVQQVTQAIEAILALILAAALVVMAAVVSATLRDRQREGALLRTLGGQQLLLVRSTMLEFALLGFFAGVLGVLAAEMAVYALQARAFEGEFRWHWQVVLSVPLISALLLAIFGRWQLRPVLNVSPMLLLRRLE, from the coding sequence ATGGCTGCCGCAAAAAAATTAATGTCGGTAAAACGTGACTGGCGTGAGCGGGATGTCCGGGTGGTATTGGTCGCTTTGATCATCGCGGTCGCGACTGTGGCAACCATTGCGCTGTTTGCGAATCAGCTTCAACGCACACTGGTGTCCTCGGCGAGTTCGTTTTTGGCGGCAGATCGCCAGCTCGAAGCAGAGAACGGGAAGCCTGTGCCTTCAGGCTGGATCGACGAAGCGCAAACTCGCGGCCTGGAAACCGGCCAGATGATCAAGTTCTCAACCATGGTCTTCGGTGAAAACGGGTTCCAGCTGGTTTCGGTGAAAGCCGTGAGTGACGAATACCCTCTGCGAGGCGACATCGAGGTTCAATCAGACGAACAATCCTCGCGAATGACCGTTGATGCCGGACCAGAGCCCGGAGAGATCTGGATCAACCCGAGGCTGCTCAAGCTATTGGAGCTCGAGATTGGCGACAGTCTGGAAGTGGGGAATCTTAAACTGACCGTGTCGAAGTTGCTGATTCGCGAGCCGGATGGCGGTTTTCGGCTATCCTCCCTGGCTCCGCGAGTCATGATGCACGTTTATGATGTCGGGGCGACCGGTGTTGTGCAGGAAGGCAGCCGGGTAGAGTTCGTTTACCTTTTTGCCGGCGATGAGCGTCTGCTTGAAAACTATTATCAGTGGTTGGAGCCGCAGCTGGAGCCCAGCCATGAGTGGGAAAGTGTAAGAGATGGCGAAACTTTCTCACGCTCACTTGAGCGCGCTGAGCGGTTCCTGCTGCTTGGTGGCAGTCTCGCGGTTTTGCTGGCGGCTGTGGCCGTTGCGGTCGCGAGCCGCCAGTATGCGCTTTCTCAGCGTGACACCGTCGCTCTGCTAAAAACCTTGGGGCTAACAGGGGGCGGGATAGGGCGGTTATACCTGCGCCGCCTGGCTTTGTGGGGCGTTGTGGGTATCGCGGGCGGACTGGCCGTTGCGTTGCCGTTGTTTTGGATGCTTGTGCGACTGTTGAGCGACGTACTGGAGCGCCCTGTTGATTTCTATCTGGCCCCTTCGGCGCTCACGCCGGCGTTACTGACCGCCCTGATCTCGCTGTTTGCATTCGCCTATCCGCCCATTCGCCGCCTGCAAAATGTCCCGGCTATGCGAGTGCTGCGCGCCCAGCCGGGTGAATCCGGAAGGGAAGTGCTGCCGGATATCGTCATTGCCGTGGTTGCTGTTTTTGGTTTGGTTTGGCTGTACGCAGGTGAACTGACCTTGGTGGTTTCGTTGCTCGGCGGGTTGGCACTCCTGCTGACTGTGCTGGCACTTATCGGTTGGCTGATGGTGGCCCTGCTTCGTCGTGTGCGCGGAGGAGGAAATGCATGGCGCCTTGCTCTAGTAGGGTTGTATCGACATCGACAAGCCAGCATGGCGCAAATGGCGGTATTTGCGATGACTCTGATGCTTGCGGCCACACTGGTGTTGGTCCGTTCAGCGTTGTTGGAGGACTGGCAGGCGCAGTTGCCGGAAAATACACCCAATCACTTCCTGATCAACATTGCTCCGGATGATGTTGCCTCGGTGGAAACATTCTGGGCCGAGCGCGGTGTCCGCTTGGACACGGTTTACCCGATGGTACGGGGGCGGCTGACAGCGCTGAACGGTCAGCCGGTTAAAGAAGCTGTGAGTAAGGATGAGCGTATCAATGCTCTGAACCGGGAATTAAATCTTACCTGGATGGCACAGCTTCCAGAAGATAACCGGATTCAGGAAGGCCAATGGTTCGAAAGCAACCATGCGGAAGGTGTGTCGGTTGAAGCGGAATTAGCCAACAAGCTGGGCTTGAAGCTGGGTGACAGATTAACGTTTACCATTGGCTCTGAGAAAGTGACAGAACCGGTCGCCAGCATACGGAGCGTTCAGTGGGACAGTATGAAACCCAACTTCTACATGGCGTTCCCGCCGGGGGGCGGGCTGACCGACATGCCCGCCACATGGATTACCAGTTTTCATCTGGATGAAAGCGACAAGATGTTGTTGAACGCATTCTCCCGTCAGTACCCAACGGTTTCTGTCTTGGAGATTGACCACATCATCAAACGCATTCAGGAAATCGTTCAGCAAGTGACGCAAGCCATCGAAGCGATACTGGCTTTGATTTTAGCGGCAGCACTGGTGGTGATGGCCGCTGTGGTAAGCGCGACGCTTCGTGACCGGCAGCGGGAAGGTGCGTTGCTACGCACACTGGGCGGTCAGCAGTTGTTGTTGGTGCGGAGCACTATGCTGGAGTTTGCCTTGTTGGGGTTCTTTGCGGGTGTGTTGGGTGTGCTGGCGGCGGAGATGGCCGTTTATGCGTTGCAGGCTCGTGCGTTTGAAGGGGAGTTCCGATGGCACTGGCAGGTGGTGTTATCGGTTCCGCTGATTAGCGCCTTGTTATTGGCTATATTCGGGCGCTGGCAGTTGCGACCGGTCTTGAACGTCTCTCCCATGCTGCTTCTGCGCAGGTTGGAGTGA
- a CDS encoding ABC transporter substrate-binding protein, whose amino-acid sequence MYFGRICALHFSTRLLIISLLCYALGANASEDIEEHPKIFRLNVSPHGYPPYLIVDDDTPSGILWDVMTAITPRLGYQLIPRKIPRKRVDGMLLDGYIDGTLRAIEWTENPEKFLFTHAVVDIEEVLFFEHDSKMDFSHPSDIFGHTIVAHLGYKYPALAPYFEQGKIKRFNVSSDKDLFRYVLLGDRFYAALADRLVGQWFLRNEGLSNRLRPSTGSISQYGYRLMLRKDWTHFAQGFNRELSAMRENGELDAILENYR is encoded by the coding sequence ATGTATTTTGGACGTATCTGCGCTCTGCACTTTTCTACCCGACTTCTGATTATTTCGCTTCTCTGTTACGCCCTGGGCGCCAACGCCTCTGAGGACATCGAAGAGCATCCCAAAATCTTCCGTCTCAACGTATCCCCACACGGATACCCGCCCTATCTCATTGTTGACGACGACACCCCGTCCGGCATTCTATGGGACGTGATGACAGCCATAACCCCGCGCCTGGGTTACCAGTTGATACCCCGAAAAATCCCCCGAAAACGGGTGGACGGCATGCTGCTTGACGGTTACATCGACGGCACACTGAGAGCCATTGAATGGACAGAAAATCCGGAGAAATTTTTGTTCACTCACGCGGTGGTGGATATAGAAGAAGTACTGTTCTTCGAGCACGATTCAAAAATGGACTTCTCGCACCCCTCGGATATATTCGGGCACACCATTGTTGCGCACTTAGGGTATAAATACCCTGCTCTTGCCCCCTACTTCGAGCAAGGTAAGATCAAACGCTTCAATGTTTCCAGCGACAAAGATCTCTTCCGCTACGTATTGTTGGGAGATCGCTTTTATGCAGCCCTGGCCGACCGACTGGTGGGCCAATGGTTCTTGCGCAACGAGGGGCTTTCAAACCGGTTACGGCCTTCGACAGGCAGCATCAGCCAATATGGTTACCGCCTCATGCTTCGAAAGGATTGGACGCATTTCGCCCAAGGGTTTAACCGGGAACTGTCGGCCATGCGCGAGAATGGCGAGCTGGATGCCATTCTCGAAAATTACCGTTAA